One Bombilactobacillus folatiphilus genomic window, TTCTAAAAAAACATCTGTCCCCGCGTCTAAAGTCTGTTGAACATAACGCAGTGGCGTTCCATAATAATTGTCAACATACTTTGCATATTCTAACATACCGCCTTGCGCTATTTCGGTCTCAAACTGCTCTTTAGTTCGAAAAAAGTAATCCACCCCATCTTGTTCACCCATACGCTTTTGACGAGTCGTCATCGAAACTGAATACTTAAATTGGATAGCAGAATCCTCCAAAATCGCTTTACGAACAGTTCCCTTACCTACACCTGAAGGACCAGACAAGACAATTAACATACCTTTTTCCGAAGACATATAGACACCCTTTAATTAAAAAAATATTTATATACCATGATGCACCATTTTCAACCATTTATCAAGAGGCTAGTCGGGAACGTTCATAGACTGCCGCGCTAATCTGATTAACTCCTGAGCATGCTGCCGAGTAATCGCTGTTACCTTTTTACCCTCTAGCATCTGTGCAATAACAGCAACTCGTTGCTCCTCATTTAAGGATTCAATTAAAGTAGTTGTGTGCTGATGTTGAACTTGCTTTTTAACCAAGTATTGTTGATTACTATCTGCAGCAACCTGAGGTAGATGTGTAATACATAATACTTGTGTATCATGACTAATTTGCTGCAACTGATCGCCAATTGCTTGCGCCACACGACCACTAACACCGGTATCAATTTCATCAAAAACTAGAGTTTCGACATGCTGATACTGAGCAAAAACGGTTTTTAACGCTAACATAATTCGCGATAACTCACCACCAGATGCAATCTTAACTAATGGCTTAAATTTTTCACCAGGATTAGTCTGTAAATAAAATTCAATTTGCTGATTTCCTGATTCTGTAAAATCACCGGTTTGAAATTGTATATGAAAAACTGTATTTTCCATATACATAGATTTCAACTGCTGACTAATTTTTTCTGTTAAAACCTGGGCTACTTGTTGACGTTGCTCGTTAAGTGCAGATGCTTGTTGGGTCAACTGCTGTTGCAAACTTTCCAATTGTTCTTTTAAAATTCCAGGATCCTGAATTGCTGGTAATAAATCATCTAACTGTTGTCGAGCTTGCTGACCAAACTGAATAATTTCTGCCACCGAATTGCCATATTTTTGTTGTAAATTACGAATCAGTAATAAACGTTCCTGAATTTCTGATAAACGTCGAGGATCATAATCCTGTTGATCTAACTGATTGCTGATACGCTCTTGGCTATCTTGCAATTCGTAGTAAGCACTTTCTAACTCTTGCGTGATTTCGGTAAATTCCGGTGACAAATCTTGAATTTGTTGAAAATCTTTCATAACTTGCGTCAATTGATCCAAAATATTTTCAGGAGCATCATCCAAGACGGATCGCGCACCCGTTAAAGTTTGATTAATTTTTTCAAAATTCGCTAGCCGCTGTTCTTGCGCCAATAGTTCTTCTTCTTCACCATCTTTTAGTTGCGCTGTTTCAATTTCATTAATTTGAAATTGCAGCATATCAATTTGTTGCGCACGTTGTTGATGATGCTGCTGCAGATTCAAATATTGCCGACGCGCACCTTGATACTCACGATAAGTTGTTTGATAAGCTTTTAAATAAGATGTTATCTGATCAGATCCAAAACGATCCAGCAAATGGACATGTGTCGTTGCATCCAACAATTGTTGACTTTGATTTTGCCCGCTGATATCAACCAAAAACTGCCCTAATGATTTTAAAGTCGTCACTGGTACTAGTTGATCATTGACTCTACAAACATTACGCCCATTTTTATGCAATTCACGTTTAACAATCAAAGTTTGCTCTGCAAAATCAATTCCTGCTTGCTGACAAAATTGCTGAATCAGTTCCTGATTACGTTGATCAATCACAAATAACCCTTGTACCACAGCCTTCGCACTATCACTGCGAACATAGTCTGTTAATCCACGATTTCCAATCAGCAAACCTAAAGCATCAATAATAATGGATTTACCAGCACCTGTTTCACCCGTCAGTGCACTCAATCCCTGATCAAAGTGTATATCAACTTTTTCAATAATCGCAAAATTCTGAATAATTAACTCTTGCAGCATTTTGTCCCTCGTTAATTTCCATTTAATTGTGCATAAGCTTGTTCTAATACTTGTGAAATTTTAATTTGGGGATTCATTTGCCCATGCTCAGAACGTAGTCTTAAATGTACCAAAAACTCAATATTTCCTTCACTACCGGTAATAGGTGAAAAATCTAATCCCAAAACATCAAAATTTTGGGTCATCGCAAATGTCGTAATTTCTTCTAAAACTTGACGGTGAACCCTTGGATCACGAACAATCCCATGTTTACCAACATTTTCTTTTCCAGCTTCAAATTGTGGCTTAATCAAACAAACCGCATCGTGATTTAATAATAAAATTTTCTTTAATGGCGGTAAAATTAATTTTAGCGAAATAAATGATACATCCGTCATCGCAAATTCAGGTAATCCATCTATGAAATCTTCTGGTTGACTATATCGAAAATTAACCCGCTCCATTACTTTTACGCGCTGATCCGTACGCAATTTCCAAGCCAACTGATTGTAACCAACGTCTAAAGCATAAACTGCTCGTGCACCATTTTGCAATGCTACATCAGTAAAACCACCCGTTGATGCTCCGATATCTAAGCAAAGTGAATCTTGCAAATCAATCTGAAAAACTTGCAAAGCTTTTGCTAATTTAAAAGCGCCTCGACCTACATATTGTTGGTGTTTAACAACCTTTAAGTGTAATTGATTAGTTTTTAAAATTTTTTCACCTGGCTTGTCAAGACGCAAGTTATCTGCATTGTATACTTCACCTGCCATAATGGCGCGCTTAGCTTGCTCCCTAGAAGCTGTCAAGCCTTGCTGAACAACAAGTACATCGACTCTCTCTTTTAAATTGCTCAATTACTTAGCCTCCAATTGAAAATAAGCCAGCGAATCCGCCAAAGGACTATTCTCCAAATTAAGCGTTGCTAGCTCTAAGCGGGCTTCATCAAGGGTTTGTTGCAATTTGCTTTTTGCTTCCGTTACACCTAATACTTGTGGATAAGTATTTTTGCCAACTAACTGATCTTTACCAACGTCTTTCCCTAACGCACTTTGGGTGCTTAAAATATCTAACAAATCATCATAAATTTGAAAAGCTAAACCATAATTAGCCGCAAAAACCGTCAAACGTTGCCAATATTCAGTGCTGGCATGCATACAAACAGCTCCCATTTGTACACTTGCCTGAATTAATGCACCAGTTTTTTGGCGATCCAACCGTGCCACTTGTTCCAAGGATAAAGCATGTCCCGTTTGCACAATATCTGTCATTTGCCCAGCGACCATGCCATTGACACCAGCCGCTTGCGCAAGCACTTTAACTAATTTCACCTTAACTTTAGAGTTTAAATCGTTATCCGTTAACCAGACAAAAGCATGCGTTAATAAGCCATCGCCCGCCAAAACTGCGCGTCCTGTCGTAAATCGCTTATGATTAGTTAATCGACCACGTCGATAATCATCATTATCCATCTCTGGCAAATCATCGTGAATCAGAGAATAGGTATGAACCAATTCTATCGCACCTGCAACTTTAAAATAATTAGTTAATTTTTGCTGTGGTTTTAAAGAAGCTAGTGTCGCTAAAAACAAAAACGGTCGCAAGCGTTTACCACCGGCCATCAATGAATACAACATACCCTCTTGTAATTGAGTTTGTTGTACATCAACCATGAGCTGTTGCCGTAAAAATTCATTAAAATTATCTAGCAGTTCATTTTGTAATATTTGAAATTTATTCATGTTCATCGCTCTGCTCAGTTTTATTATTAAGTTGAAAATCTTCGGTTTGACCATCGTCCGTCATAACCTGCGTCAACTTTGCCTGTGCTTGTTCCAAAGTTTTTTGCAATTTTTGACTCAATTTCATTCCTTTTTGAAATTGCTCCATCGCTTGTTCCAAAGGAACATCACCTTGCTGTAAATTGGCTACAATTTGCTGCAAATCTACTAAATTCTCTTCAAAACTACGCTTCTTTTCCACCATTTTGCTCTTCCTTAACCTCATGCACTATCGCCTGAATTACACCATCCGCCACTTGGATTTGGATTTGATCACGTGGCTGAACCATCCTCACGCTTGAAACAAGCTGCTGCTGCTTTTTCACAACACCATATCCGCGTCGTAAAGTTTTTAATGGACTCAAATCATCTAAAGTGTTCATTAAATGCTGGACTTGCTGTTGATTTTGCAGAATAACATTTTGATAATAAATTCTTAGACGTTCACCCAAATCGGCTAATTGCTGATCTTGAAATGTTAATTGCGGCTTTTGATAGACCAAATTTTGTTTGAGCAAACTTAATTCCTGTGCTTGATCTTTTAACTGATTCACCACAACGTTATCCAAATTATTTGTTAATTGATCTACCTGCTGCAAATATTCCTGATAAAGAGTTTGCGGATTCTGGAACAAATAACTTTGCTGACAATTCAACAACAATTGTTGCTTATGATCCAAAATACTTTTGGTTGCTTTGTATAAAATTAATCGCAACTGTTGCAATCCACTAATAACTTCATCTAAAACCGGTGTCGCTAATTCTGCAGCTGCTGTTGGCGTAGGCGCACGTAAATCTGCAACATAATCAGCGATAGTTGTGTCCGTTTCATGACCCACAGATGAAATCACAGGAATCTGCGAAGCAACAATTGCACGTGCCACTTTTTCCTCATTAAATGGCCAAAGATCCTCAATTGAACCGCCGCCCCGCCCTATAATGATCGTATCAAAATTGCCCTGTTGATTGACTTGCTTTAAACAATTCACTAAGCTATCCGCCGCTTGTACACCTTGAACTTGCGCTGGAAACAATACCAATTGGACAATGGGATAACGTCTTTGAACAGTTGTAATAATATCGCGAATGACCGCTCCTGAAGGACTAGTAATCACAGCAATGCGTTTCGGAAATTGCGGAATATCGCGTTTGGGCAGATCAAAAACACCCTCTGCTTGCAACTTCTTCT contains:
- the gmk gene encoding guanylate kinase; amino-acid sequence: MSSEKGMLIVLSGPSGVGKGTVRKAILEDSAIQFKYSVSMTTRQKRMGEQDGVDYFFRTKEQFETEIAQGGMLEYAKYVDNYYGTPLRYVQQTLDAGTDVFLEIEVNGAMQVRQKMPDGVFIFLTPPDLASLRDRIINRGSEDQSTIDKRMDKARQEIKMMSNYDYAVVNDQVSNAVQRIEQIVRSEHLRVPRVIDSYKKMIGDN
- the recN gene encoding DNA repair protein RecN — encoded protein: MLQELIIQNFAIIEKVDIHFDQGLSALTGETGAGKSIIIDALGLLIGNRGLTDYVRSDSAKAVVQGLFVIDQRNQELIQQFCQQAGIDFAEQTLIVKRELHKNGRNVCRVNDQLVPVTTLKSLGQFLVDISGQNQSQQLLDATTHVHLLDRFGSDQITSYLKAYQTTYREYQGARRQYLNLQQHHQQRAQQIDMLQFQINEIETAQLKDGEEEELLAQEQRLANFEKINQTLTGARSVLDDAPENILDQLTQVMKDFQQIQDLSPEFTEITQELESAYYELQDSQERISNQLDQQDYDPRRLSEIQERLLLIRNLQQKYGNSVAEIIQFGQQARQQLDDLLPAIQDPGILKEQLESLQQQLTQQASALNEQRQQVAQVLTEKISQQLKSMYMENTVFHIQFQTGDFTESGNQQIEFYLQTNPGEKFKPLVKIASGGELSRIMLALKTVFAQYQHVETLVFDEIDTGVSGRVAQAIGDQLQQISHDTQVLCITHLPQVAADSNQQYLVKKQVQHQHTTTLIESLNEEQRVAVIAQMLEGKKVTAITRQHAQELIRLARQSMNVPD
- a CDS encoding TlyA family RNA methyltransferase, whose translation is MSNLKERVDVLVVQQGLTASREQAKRAIMAGEVYNADNLRLDKPGEKILKTNQLHLKVVKHQQYVGRGAFKLAKALQVFQIDLQDSLCLDIGASTGGFTDVALQNGARAVYALDVGYNQLAWKLRTDQRVKVMERVNFRYSQPEDFIDGLPEFAMTDVSFISLKLILPPLKKILLLNHDAVCLIKPQFEAGKENVGKHGIVRDPRVHRQVLEEITTFAMTQNFDVLGLDFSPITGSEGNIEFLVHLRLRSEHGQMNPQIKISQVLEQAYAQLNGN
- a CDS encoding polyprenyl synthetase family protein, with product MNKFQILQNELLDNFNEFLRQQLMVDVQQTQLQEGMLYSLMAGGKRLRPFLFLATLASLKPQQKLTNYFKVAGAIELVHTYSLIHDDLPEMDNDDYRRGRLTNHKRFTTGRAVLAGDGLLTHAFVWLTDNDLNSKVKVKLVKVLAQAAGVNGMVAGQMTDIVQTGHALSLEQVARLDRQKTGALIQASVQMGAVCMHASTEYWQRLTVFAANYGLAFQIYDDLLDILSTQSALGKDVGKDQLVGKNTYPQVLGVTEAKSKLQQTLDEARLELATLNLENSPLADSLAYFQLEAK
- a CDS encoding exodeoxyribonuclease VII small subunit, with the protein product MVEKKRSFEENLVDLQQIVANLQQGDVPLEQAMEQFQKGMKLSQKLQKTLEQAQAKLTQVMTDDGQTEDFQLNNKTEQSDEHE
- the xseA gene encoding exodeoxyribonuclease VII large subunit — protein: MSEPEYLTVSALTKYLKRKFDLDPYLNRRVYLTGEISNFRLRPRHQYFSLKDEHAKISAIMFQSAFQKLKFRPEEGMKVLVCGRVSIYEPSGQYQIYIDQMEPNGIGALYQAFEQLKKKLQAEGVFDLPKRDIPQFPKRIAVITSPSGAVIRDIITTVQRRYPIVQLVLFPAQVQGVQAADSLVNCLKQVNQQGNFDTIIIGRGGGSIEDLWPFNEEKVARAIVASQIPVISSVGHETDTTIADYVADLRAPTPTAAAELATPVLDEVISGLQQLRLILYKATKSILDHKQQLLLNCQQSYLFQNPQTLYQEYLQQVDQLTNNLDNVVVNQLKDQAQELSLLKQNLVYQKPQLTFQDQQLADLGERLRIYYQNVILQNQQQVQHLMNTLDDLSPLKTLRRGYGVVKKQQQLVSSVRMVQPRDQIQIQVADGVIQAIVHEVKEEQNGGKEA